The nucleotide sequence TCGCTTCAACAAGCTGTGGGACTTTGACCTCGCAGGCTCCCCAAGAGAACTCTACATGGGCATTAATCTCATTCGACTTCAAATAGCGCTCAGTTAGACGGACATATTCAGTTGCAACGCGCTTTCCTGTTAAATCTTTCACGCTGTGAATTTCCGAATCCTCATGCACTGCCAACACAACACGCACAGGGTTGAGTGTTGCCTTTGAGTATTGAAGCTCTGCCACTTCGCATACTTGCGCGCCGGAGTCTTCAATCCAATCCTTTCCTGTCAAACCCAAGTCGATCACGCCGTCTTGTATATATTCAGGAATCTCCTGCGGGCGCATAAGGAGCGATTTGATCTCGGGATCATCCACCACCGGCTCATACGAGCGCGCGCTAACCCGAAAATCATAACCAGCCTTCTTAAAAAGACCAAACGTAGCATCTTGCAAACTGCCCTTTGGCAATCCTAATCTCAGTTCCACAGATCAATTTCCCCTTTTTCACTTTTGCTCTATTGTACCAGCCCAACCAATCGCTTAGCATGGGTAGTAGTCTATTGAACCAGAGGATGGCGGAGGCCATCGGGGATGAAAGGTTGAGGGGTTAGAAGGAGGACGTCTAGATTGGCTTCGTACTCGCCTATGGTGT is from bacterium and encodes:
- the hisG gene encoding ATP phosphoribosyltransferase, translated to MELRLGLPKGSLQDATFGLFKKAGYDFRVSARSYEPVVDDPEIKSLLMRPQEIPEYIQDGVIDLGLTGKDWIEDSGAQVCEVAELQYSKATLNPVRVVLAVHEDSEIHSVKDLTGKRVATEYVRLTERYLKSNEINAHVEFSWGACEVKVPQLVEAIVVNTETGSSLRAHNLRIVDTLLVSTTRLIANKDAWEDPWKRQKIESIAILLQGAMNAERLVGLKMNVLKSDLSEVIALLPALRNPTLSPLKDEDWVAVETIIETTVVRDLIPKLKRAGAEGIVEYPLNKVIY